CAAAAATATGGCCGTGATGTGCACAAATGTCCACACGCCTTTTAACAAATCCGGAGACACGGCGGACGAGCCTGAAAACAGGGAGGAGGCTATCATGATTCCGCAAACCAGAGGCGCCACAAAGGCGCCTAAAACCATCAAGCGGAAACGCAGATTAAAGCCCACGTAAATCAAGGCTATGGCCCAGGCCGTAAAGCACAGCGTTTCCCGCAGGTTCTCCACCGGCATGATCCCGGTAACCATAAAACTGGATAGAAGCACAAAGGTTTGAATGCCCAGCCCCAGGACAAAAAAGTAATGCCCGACTTTGTGGTAAATCTCCTGATGAAAAATCAGGTATCCCAGGTATCCGAAAAAACCCGTTACATAGGCTGATAAAGCAAGAACAAACAGCATATAAAAATCGCCTCCGTTAAACCGGAATAAACAACCTTAGCACTCAGGGCTGTCTTTCGCCGCGCCACCTTATGGTGAGAGCGTCGCCCTCCACCTCATATCCTTCCAGGCGGGAGAAAAAATTCATGCCGAGCAAAGACTCGTCCAACTCGGAATCATTAACATAGGCCGGCAGATTATCCAGGACAAAACCCGCAACCCGCAGTTCGTCCAACTCAATCCTGGCGGTGTCAACCAGCCCGTTGGCCGTTGAGGCCTGCCTGTCGTAAATCAAGTTATCCGTATCAAAACCGGCCCTTTCCGCGTCCCTTTTGGCCAGAACCACGTTCGTGGCGCCCGTATCCGCCAAAAAAATGACCGGAACCCCGTTCACCTGCCCCTGAAGATAAAAGTGACCGTTGCTGGCCTTTTTATAAACATGGGAGTTTTCAGAAACCGCCATGCCCTGGTCGGGAACCAGCACGGAAACCACCCTGTCTTTCACGGCGCCCAATTCCG
This portion of the Desulfatibacillum aliphaticivorans DSM 15576 genome encodes:
- a CDS encoding retropepsin-like aspartic protease family protein, with translation MSQTPKRQNRDDANPWAKYTDSGVSEPIEDSEKPESSRSGSIAFVVTLIFGFGLIFFFTKTRGAVTGFDKGDVVWAGAMTIFIAFWVRSLSGNGLRTYAKQALTWFGIILACVTLYAYKAELGAVKDRVVSVLVPDQGMAVSENSHVYKKASNGHFYLQGQVNGVPVIFLADTGATNVVLAKRDAERAGFDTDNLIYDRQASTANGLVDTARIELDELRVAGFVLDNLPAYVNDSELDESLLGMNFFSRLEGYEVEGDALTIRWRGERQP